Proteins from one Oncorhynchus gorbuscha isolate QuinsamMale2020 ecotype Even-year linkage group LG18, OgorEven_v1.0, whole genome shotgun sequence genomic window:
- the LOC124002497 gene encoding E3 ubiquitin-protein ligase RNF186-like, which yields MGLMGEDMECCVCLQPYSRREKIPRMLHCKHTFCGLCLQAMSRLQSGLLTVCCPLCRWITCTEPSLTLPGSLWVNTEIWDQILDRQQEEEEEKEEEEWKGANRQTRTTTQYRCSPSRHCGLRLKLQNFLRRMKHNVL from the exons atgggTCTGATGGGCGAGGACATGGAGTGCTGTGTCTGCCTCCAGCCCTACTCTCGCAGGGAGAAGATCCCTCGGATGCTCCACTGTAAGCACACATTCTGTGGGCTGTGCTTGCAGGCGATGTCCAGGCTCCAAAGCGGCCTACTGACAGTCTGCTGCCCCCTGTGCCGTTGGATCACCTGCACCGAACCCAGCCTCACCCTGCCGGGGTCGCTGTGGGTTAACACTGAGATCTGGGACCAGATTCTAGACAGacaacaggaagaggaggaggagaaagaggaggaagagtggaagggagctaacagacagacacggACCACCACACAGTACAGATG TTCTCCATCAAGGCATTGTGGCCTGAGGCTCAAACTACAGAATTTCCTGAGGAGGATGAAGCACAATGTACTGTAA